One window from the genome of Alnus glutinosa chromosome 13, dhAlnGlut1.1, whole genome shotgun sequence encodes:
- the LOC133853723 gene encoding pentatricopeptide repeat-containing protein At3g02330, mitochondrial encodes MAYHHIPHLRLIRLCTFPSIPLCKTPLVCIFCTLVPTQRTPIRWKTFSHIFQECSDRQALNPGKQSHARMLVTGFQPTVFVTNCLVQMYVKCRNLEYASNVFDRMGQRDTVSWNTMIFGYAGCEKMGIAQSFFDRMPQRDVVSWNSLISGYLQNGDYPESIDIFVKMGRTGMVFDRTTFAVSLKACSVTEDVDLGVQIHGNAVRRGFDNDVVTGSALVDMYAKCKKLDDSLQVFHEMTEKNLVSWSAIIAGCVQNDQFIKGLELFKKMLKVGIKVSQSIYASLFRSCAGLSAFRLGTQMHGHALKTDFGFDVIVGTATMDMYAKCDSMLEARKLFNSLPNHNLQSYNAIIVGYARCNQGFKALELFRLLQKSGLGFDEISVSAAFSACAAIQGNLEGLQLHGLSVKNCLRTNICVTNAMLDMYGKCGGLFEACCVFDEMGRRDAVSWNAIIAAHEQNENEEETLSLFVSMLQSRMEPDEFTYGSVLKACAGQQALNYGMEIHNRIIKSRMGLDLFVGSALVDMYCKCGMMEEAEKIHYRIQEPTMVSWNAIISGFSMQKQSESAQRFFSQMLEKGINPDNFTYATILDTCANLATIGLGKQIHAQILKLELQSDVYITSTLVDMYSKCGNMQDSQLMFEKAPRRDSVTWNAMICGYAYHGLGEEALMTFENMQLENVRPNHATFVSVLRACAHIGHAEKGWHYFHAMLSGYGLDPQLEHYTCMVDILGRSGEVNEALKLIHEMPFEADAVIWRTVLSICKIHGNVEVAETAANSILQLEPQDSAAYVLLSNIYADAGMWGEVTEMRKIMRYNYLKKEPGCSWIEVKEEVHTFLVGDKAHPRCKEIYEKLDVLIGEMKWDGYVPDFDFVLDEEIEELQEQEELRSFMCVM; translated from the coding sequence ATGGCTTACCATCACATCCCTCACCTTCGGTTAATAAGGCTCTGCACTTTTCCATCAATACCTCTGTGCAAAACTCCATTAGTTTGTATATTTTGTACTCTTGTGCCAACCCAAAGAACACCCATAAGGTGGAAAACCTTTTCCCACATTTTTCAAGAGTGCTCGGATCGACAAGCTTTGAATCCCGGCAAACAATCCCATGCTCGCATGCTCGTTACTGGGTTTCAGCCCACCGTCTTTGTTACGAATTGTTTAGTGCAAATGTATGTGAAATGTCGTAATTTGGAATATGCTTCTAATGTGTTTGATAGAATGGGGCAACGAGACACAGTCTCCTGGAACACGATGATTTTTGGGTATGCAGGATGTGAGAAAATGGGTATTGCGCAGTCGTTTTTTGATAGAATGCCTCAAAGAGATGTGGTGTCTTGGAATTCTTTGATCTCAGGGTACTTGCAGAATGGTGATTATCCGGAGTCGATTGATATATTTGTGAAGATGGGGAGAACGGGGATGGTGTTCGACCGTACTACATTTGCAGTTTCTTTGAAAGCATGTTCCGTTACAGAAGACGTTGACTTGGGGGTTCAGATTCATGGAAATGCAGTGAGGAGAGGTTTCGATAATGACGTGGTAACAGGAAGTGCTCTAGTAGATATGTATGCCAAATGTAAGAAATTAGATGATTCTCTTCAGGTTTTCCATGAAATGACCGAAAAGAATTTGGTTTCTTGGAGCGCTATTATTGCAGGCTGTGTTCAGAATGATCAGTTCATTAAGGGCTTAGAACTGTTCAAGAAGATGCTGAAGGTGGGAATCAAAGTTAGTCAATCTATTTATGCTAGTCTTTTCAGGTCCTGTGCAGGGTTATCTGCATTTAGGTTAGGCACTCAGATGCATGGACACGCCTTAAAGACTGACTTTGGATTTGATGTCATTGTGGGAACTGCCACTATGGATATGTATGCAAAATGTGACAGCATGCTTGAAGCTCGAAAGTTATTTAACTCATTGCCAAACCATAATTTGCAATCTTACAATGCCATTATTGTTGGTTATGCTCGATGCAATCAAGGTTTCAAAGCTTTGGAGCTATTTCGGCTTTTGCAGAAATCTGGCCTTGGTTTTGACGAGATAAGTGTATCTGCTGCATTTAGCGCATGTGCAGCAATCCAAGGAAATTTGGAGGGGCTTCAACTACATGGATTATCAGTTAAGAATTGTTTGAGGACAAATATTTGTGTGACAAATGCCATGTTGGACATGTATGGTAAATGTGGAGGTCTCTTTGAAGCTTGTTGTGTGTTTGATGAGATGGGAAGAAGAGATGCTGTGTCTTGGAATGCAATTATTGCAGCTCATGAGCAGAATGAAAATGAAGAGGAAACACTTTCACTCTTTGTTTCAATGCTCCAATCAAGAATGGAACCTGATGAGTTCACTTATGGCAGTGTTTTAAAAGCTTGTGCTGGTCAGCAAGCTTTAAACTATGGCATGGAGATCCATAACAGAATAATCAAATCCAGAATGGGGCTGGACTTGTTTGTTGGAAGTGCCCTTGTGGATATGTACTGCAAGTGCGGAATGATGGAAGAGGCGGAAAAGATCCATTACAGAATACAAGAACCAACGATGGTTTCTTGGAATGCCATAATTTCTGGATTCTCAATGCAAAAGCAAAGTGAGAGTGCTCAGAGATTTTTCTCCCAGATGTTGGAGAAGGGTATAAACCCAGATAACTTTACTTATGCAACAATTCTTGACACTTGTGCTAATTTGGCTACCATTGGACTTGGGAAGCAAATTCATGCTCAAATCCTTAAGCTGGAATTGCAATCAGATGTGTATATAACTAGCACTCTCGTCGATATGTACTCAAAATGTGGAAACATGCAAGACTCCCAATTAATGTTTGAGAAAGCACCTAGGCGAGATTCTGTGACATGGAATGCCATGATTTGTGGCTACGCTTACCATGGTCTTGGAGAAGAGGCCCTTATGACTTTTGAGAATATGCAGCTTGAAAATGTGAGACCAAACCATGCTACTTTTGTTTCAGTTCTCCGAGCTTGTGCACACATTGGGCATGCTGAGAAAGGGTGGCATTACTTCCATGCTATGCTGAGTGGCTATGGTTTAGATCCTCAGTTGGAGCATTATACATGTATGGTTGATATATTAGGGAGGTCAGGTGAAGTTAATGAGGCTTTGAAGCTTATTCATGAGATGCCTTTTGAAGCTGATGCTGTTATTTGGAGAACTGTGCTCAGTATTTGCAAGATCCATGGGAATGTAGAGGTGGCAGAGACAGCGGCAAATTCTATCCTGCAATTAGAACCTCAAGACTCTGCTGCTTATGTCCTTCTGTCAAATATCTATGCTGATGCAGGTATGTGGGGTGAGGTAACTGAGATGAGAAAAATAATGAGgtacaattatttaaaaaaggaACCGGGTTGTAGTTGGATCGAGGTAAAAGAGGAGGTTCACACATTTCTTGTTGGTGACAAGGCTCATCCTAGATGCAAAGAGATATATGAGAAGCTTGATGTGCTAATCGGTGAGATGAAGTGGGATGGGTACGTTCCAGATTTTGATTTTGTGCTTGATGAGGAGATTGAGGAACTGCAAGAGCAAGAAGAGCTCAGATCTTTCATGTGTGTTATGTAG